In a genomic window of Erigeron canadensis isolate Cc75 chromosome 5, C_canadensis_v1, whole genome shotgun sequence:
- the LOC122600298 gene encoding palmitoyl-protein thioesterase 1: MASVADTLKTRLLFFIISTIILFPLITHSIPFVVFHGVADSCTKKGVTHFTDLLSEWSNAKGYCIEIGNGAWDSWFMPFEDQVDIACEKVKSMTELRQGYNIVGLSQGNLVGRGVIEFCDGAPPVKNFISVAGPHAGEASIPFCGSGVMCIMVDNLIKSAIYSNTIQEHLAPANYVKIPTDLDGYREGCKFLPKLNNEFKKNATYKERFSSLQNLVLIMFDKDTVLIPKETSWFGYYPDGAWEPILPPQETRLYIEDWIGLRTLDEAGRVKFINVTGGHLDMYDDDMKAYIVPYLADEETIKNPILAKSTREQLLPSTDTTNFSRKLGGEQDLQLNVLHR; this comes from the exons ATGGCATCTGTTGCTGATACACTAAAAACAAGATTATTATTCTTTATTATTAGTACGATAATCTTGTTTCCATTGATCACACATTCTATCCCTTTTGTTGTCTTTCATG GAGTTGCGGATAGTTGCACCAAGAAAGGAGTTACACATTTCACTGATCTTTTAAGCGAGTGGTCTAATGCTAAAGGATATTGCAT AGAAATTGGAAATGGAGCTTGGGATTCTTGGTTTATGCCCTTCGAGGATCAG GTTGACATTGCTTGTGAGAAG GTGAAAAGTATGACTGAACTTAGACAAGGATATAACATAGTCGGGCTTTCCCAG GGTAACTTGGTTGGCCGAGGAGTTATTGAATTTTGTGATGGAGCACCTCCG GTGAAGAACTTCATATCTGTAGCAGGTCCTCATGCTGGGGAAGCATCAATACCATTTTGTGGT aGTGGTGTAATGTGCATTATGGTGGATAATTTGATTAAGTCAGCAATTTATAGCAACACCATCCAG GAACACTTGGCTCCAGCAAATTATGTGAAGATCCCAACT GATCTTGATGGGTATCGAGAAGGGTGTAAATTCCTCCCAAAGCTAAATAACGAGTTTAAAAAGAATGCTACATACAAAGAAAGGTTCTCCAGTTTGCAAAATTTAGTGCTTATAATG TTTGATAAAGACACAGTTCTGATACCAAAAGAAACTTCTTGGTTTGGATACTATCCTGATGGAGCCTGGGAACCAATACTTCCACCACAAGAG ACACGACTATATATTGAAGACTGGATCGGTTTGAGGACATTAGATGAGGCCGGCAGGGTCAAATTCATAAATGTTACTGGAGGACACCTCGatatgtatgatgatgatatgaagGCATACATCGTGCCATATTTAGCTGATGAAGAAACAATCAAGAATCCAATTCTAGCGAAATCAACTAGAGAGCAACTTTTGCCTTCAACTGATACCACGAATTTTAGTAGAAAACTGGGTGGTGAACAAGATCTTCAACTAAATGTTCTCCATCGCTAG